One window of the Sphaerochaeta associata genome contains the following:
- the istA gene encoding IS21 family transposase, which yields MSQINCIRDLRKEGYSVARIAREVSVDEKTARKYLCMEDFSPKPPQKKEGLPSKLDPYKPQIDGWLSNDEKENSKQRHTAQRVYDRLVELHPEFGCSYPTVSRYVRKTRAQRSSYRACQELVWHPGEAQGDFGEADCYERGVKQRKHYLVCVFPNSNADFPQMFNGETSECICQGFQDVFEFIGGVFPLVVIDNATGAGRRIGQEIREAKLFAQFRAHYGFSIRFCSPGSGWEKGCVENKIGTVRRNRFVPLPEFDDLQQYNKGLLEQATSFQGNTHYKKNTIIGELFEQDREALLPLPRHRFDVCRYVYAKADGYGKVEIDGNHHYSTRPEYRGSEVLVGIRAHTVDIYDEKRKILVSHVRKFGKERSDSVDPRTSMAVLMRNVGAWPNSGVREMVSSPVRDYLDALDRESLKDALRTMNLLSERYSFERALDAFDLVLRNPGNAPFSDAMVFAARMAEFGDQTDLDAGPDLSLYDQLLEQRRVQP from the coding sequence ATGTCCCAAATCAATTGTATCAGAGATTTGAGGAAAGAGGGATACTCAGTGGCAAGGATTGCCAGGGAAGTATCGGTCGATGAGAAGACGGCGAGGAAGTACCTCTGCATGGAAGACTTCTCACCGAAGCCGCCTCAAAAGAAGGAGGGGTTGCCCAGCAAGCTGGACCCCTACAAGCCGCAGATAGACGGATGGCTTTCCAACGATGAAAAGGAGAATTCGAAACAGCGCCATACCGCCCAGCGCGTCTATGACAGGTTGGTGGAGCTGCATCCGGAATTCGGTTGCTCCTACCCAACGGTATCGCGGTATGTGAGGAAAACACGTGCACAACGCTCGAGTTACAGGGCCTGCCAGGAGCTGGTATGGCATCCGGGTGAGGCCCAGGGGGACTTCGGCGAGGCGGACTGCTATGAAAGAGGCGTCAAGCAGCGCAAGCATTATCTTGTCTGCGTGTTTCCGAATTCAAATGCGGATTTTCCCCAGATGTTCAACGGAGAGACCAGCGAATGCATCTGCCAGGGCTTTCAGGACGTCTTTGAGTTCATCGGCGGAGTCTTCCCCCTGGTTGTGATAGACAATGCCACCGGAGCAGGTCGTCGCATCGGGCAGGAGATACGGGAAGCGAAGCTCTTCGCCCAATTCAGGGCTCACTACGGCTTCTCCATACGATTCTGCAGTCCGGGTAGTGGATGGGAAAAGGGGTGCGTCGAGAATAAAATCGGCACGGTCCGCAGGAACCGGTTCGTTCCCCTGCCCGAGTTCGACGACCTGCAGCAATACAACAAGGGCTTGCTGGAGCAGGCGACGAGCTTTCAGGGAAATACCCATTACAAGAAGAACACAATCATAGGCGAGCTTTTCGAACAGGACCGCGAGGCACTGCTGCCGCTGCCCCGACACCGTTTTGATGTCTGTCGGTATGTGTACGCCAAGGCCGACGGGTACGGGAAGGTGGAGATTGACGGCAACCACCATTACTCAACCCGTCCCGAATACCGGGGAAGCGAAGTGCTGGTGGGCATCCGGGCCCACACCGTCGACATCTATGACGAGAAGCGCAAGATCCTGGTGAGCCACGTCCGCAAATTCGGCAAGGAGCGGTCCGACAGCGTCGACCCAAGAACCTCCATGGCCGTACTCATGAGAAATGTGGGAGCGTGGCCCAACAGCGGTGTGAGGGAGATGGTGTCCTCCCCCGTACGCGATTATCTCGATGCGCTGGACAGGGAATCGCTGAAGGATGCCCTGCGAACGATGAACCTGCTGAGCGAGCGCTACAGCTTCGAAAGAGCACTTGATGCGTTCGACCTGGTGCTGAGGAACCCCGGCAACGCCCCGTTCAGCGATGCAATGGTGTTTGCGGCGAGGATGGCGGAGTTCGGGGACCAAACCGACCTGGACGCCGGTCCCGACCTTTCGTTGTACGACCAGCTTCTGGAACAACGGAGGGTGCAGCCATGA
- a CDS encoding DUF2800 domain-containing protein, translating into MSRHALLSPSSASRWTMCPPSARLCEHIEEKSSVFAEEGTEAHTLCEYKVKLALGIKIEDPRPTLHYHNEEMESCTDEYAAFVLEALQLEKDAQKDPLILLEQRLDISTYVPECSGTGDCIIIADRNCVA; encoded by the coding sequence ATGAGTAGGCATGCCCTTCTCTCTCCCTCATCGGCCTCACGATGGACAATGTGTCCGCCATCGGCACGCCTATGCGAACACATCGAGGAAAAATCCAGCGTCTTTGCCGAGGAAGGAACCGAAGCCCATACCCTATGCGAGTACAAGGTCAAGCTTGCCCTGGGAATCAAGATAGAGGACCCGAGACCCACCTTGCACTACCACAATGAGGAAATGGAAAGCTGTACCGATGAATATGCCGCATTCGTCCTCGAGGCATTGCAGCTTGAGAAGGATGCTCAAAAAGATCCGTTGATACTCCTTGAACAACGCCTGGATATCAGCACGTATGTACCTGAATGTTCCGGGACCGGAGACTGCATCATCATCGCCGACAGGAACTGTGTAGCGTAA
- the istB gene encoding IS21-like element helper ATPase IstB — translation MMMTSTIRIQRREEISDMCRKLFLSQQLVALCQQATPRQEEFLHDVLSMEVESRERSKRSRLLNRARFPMPKSMEGYDYSHVRLPPSITRVELEGCEFIGRKTNLVCYGPVGTGKTHMAIALGMKACEMGLAARFYTVTELVLKLAEARKNGVLERLVSDIRRLDLLILDEWGYVPVDKEGSQLLFRIISDSYESKSLILTTNLEFSKWGGIFTDQQMAAAMIDRLIHHGHLLVFEGQSYRMEHALMRKTASERSKGGDEHGR, via the coding sequence ATGATGATGACTTCAACCATCCGCATCCAACGTAGGGAAGAGATATCGGACATGTGCCGGAAACTGTTCCTTTCCCAACAACTGGTAGCGTTGTGCCAGCAGGCAACGCCGAGGCAGGAAGAGTTCCTGCATGACGTGCTGTCAATGGAGGTGGAGAGCCGGGAACGCTCAAAACGCTCCAGGCTGCTCAACCGGGCCCGGTTTCCCATGCCCAAGAGCATGGAAGGCTACGACTATTCTCATGTGCGCCTGCCGCCTTCCATTACCAGGGTGGAACTGGAAGGCTGCGAATTCATTGGCAGGAAGACCAACCTGGTCTGCTATGGACCGGTGGGAACCGGGAAAACGCATATGGCCATAGCACTGGGGATGAAGGCCTGCGAGATGGGCCTTGCAGCCCGGTTCTATACGGTGACCGAGCTGGTGCTGAAACTGGCCGAGGCACGGAAGAACGGAGTCTTGGAACGCTTGGTGTCGGACATACGCAGACTGGATCTGCTCATTCTTGATGAGTGGGGGTACGTACCGGTGGACAAGGAGGGGTCCCAGCTCCTGTTCCGCATCATCAGCGACAGCTACGAGAGCAAAAGCCTCATTCTTACGACGAACCTCGAGTTTTCCAAGTGGGGTGGCATCTTCACCGACCAGCAGATGGCTGCAGCAATGATCGACAGGCTCATCCACCATGGGCACCTGCTTGTGTTCGAGGGGCAGAGCTACCGGATGGAGCATGCATTGATGCGGAAGACCGCATCCGAGCGGTCGAAAGGGGGTGACGAACATGGTCGTTGA
- a CDS encoding helix-turn-helix domain-containing protein, giving the protein MKKTTVTFGEYLKHKRDEKQISLREVARTLGVSAPFLSDVENNRRAPLTEERLADLANVLNLNEKEKAEMYDIVGKQKGLLAPDLNPYVTDRPYVNAALRTARNLEANEEDWQRFVDDLIKRKHGDN; this is encoded by the coding sequence ATGAAGAAGACTACCGTGACTTTTGGCGAGTACCTAAAGCACAAACGCGATGAAAAGCAGATTAGCTTGCGTGAGGTGGCTCGTACTTTGGGGGTGTCAGCACCGTTTCTCAGCGATGTGGAGAACAATCGGCGTGCACCTTTGACCGAGGAAAGACTGGCAGATTTGGCAAACGTGCTGAATCTGAATGAAAAAGAGAAAGCCGAGATGTATGACATAGTCGGCAAGCAAAAAGGCCTGCTCGCACCGGATCTGAATCCGTATGTGACCGATAGGCCGTATGTGAACGCCGCACTCAGGACTGCAAGAAACCTGGAAGCGAACGAGGAAGATTGGCAACGATTTGTCGATGATCTGATCAAGAGGAAACACGGGGACAACTGA
- a CDS encoding ImmA/IrrE family metallo-endopeptidase: MKRCACRLDANGIPHLSKNQLEAYGERVLRDFSPEVLLKPQPMDIDRLITHYMGFTLEYQYLSHNQVYLGITVFEDTEALPVYVPELDQAKFLSVKKNTIIIEGTLADNPSFIHRERFTEGHEASHGLIHPEYYQRKAQIASLHDYCGGIYSKPAFPDLSGVDTDGKRLKGEAWLEWQANYLASVLLMPRHAVKRLRNLIEPKGSPFWHQELIQTMVEVFNVSEEAARVRLISLHCLPT; encoded by the coding sequence ATGAAAAGATGCGCATGTAGACTCGACGCCAACGGGATACCCCATTTGAGCAAGAACCAGCTGGAAGCCTATGGAGAACGAGTGCTGCGTGACTTTTCCCCTGAGGTCTTGCTAAAACCACAACCCATGGATATAGACAGGCTTATCACCCACTACATGGGCTTTACCCTGGAATACCAATACCTGTCACATAACCAGGTGTATCTGGGAATCACGGTTTTCGAAGATACCGAAGCCCTGCCCGTGTATGTCCCTGAGTTGGACCAAGCCAAGTTCCTCTCGGTGAAGAAAAATACCATCATCATTGAGGGAACCCTTGCCGACAATCCATCGTTCATCCATCGTGAGCGGTTCACAGAAGGGCATGAGGCATCGCACGGGTTGATCCATCCCGAATATTATCAGCGGAAGGCCCAGATTGCCAGCTTGCACGATTACTGTGGTGGTATCTACTCAAAACCTGCCTTCCCTGATCTCAGCGGTGTCGATACCGACGGCAAACGCTTGAAAGGTGAGGCATGGCTCGAATGGCAGGCAAACTATCTGGCATCAGTATTGCTGATGCCCAGACATGCAGTCAAACGACTGAGGAATTTAATCGAACCCAAGGGTAGTCCATTCTGGCATCAAGAGCTGATCCAGACGATGGTCGAGGTGTTCAATGTCTCTGAGGAAGCTGCAAGGGTACGTCTGATCTCACTGCACTGCCTTCCCACATAA